The genomic DNA CCAGGGCCATGACTAATTCCACCGTATCGAGGGAGTCTGCACCCAAGTCATTGGCGAAACTTGCTTCCGGTTTCACTTCGTTAATGTCAACACTGAGTTGATCTGCAACTATCTTCTGAACTTTCAGAAACGTTTCGTCTTGGCTCATAGTTTTCCTTCTGCTTTTGACGTAGCCTATACGAGCGGTTAATGGATGCCTTTTTTGCCCAGACCCATACCGACCTCAATAATTCACTCACCCCATACAGG from Candidatus Obscuribacterales bacterium includes the following:
- the acpP gene encoding acyl carrier protein; protein product: MSQDETFLKVQKIVADQLSVDINEVKPEASFANDLGADSLDTVELVMALEEEFDIEIPDEAAEKIATVQSAVDYINSKAAA